A stretch of Oreochromis aureus strain Israel breed Guangdong linkage group 11, ZZ_aureus, whole genome shotgun sequence DNA encodes these proteins:
- the klhl32 gene encoding kelch-like protein 32, producing the protein MPSEPSLSSREMLTGQRLCQSKSHQDSVLSALNQQRKDGLLCDVTLVAGEQKFHAHKAVLAACSDYFRAMFSLCMVESEADEVTLQGVTSVGLKHALDFAYTGQILLEPAVIQDVLSAGSHLQLLELLSLCSHYLIQELSSVNYLELYRVADLFHLPTLEEAVVGFLVEHLSELSQSRQDEALQLPYRLLREVLKSDRLTSLSEEEIWKLVVLWLEHDCRYQYTEDLLQHVRYGLMDVPTLHHLSRSHPLVQSSPTAAALVDEALDYHRAIFAQPLHQSARTRPRFQSLTLYIVGGRKREVSRVRELRYFNPAVQEHVRVAGGSNWSELVPMPTGRSHHCVAVMGNFLFVVGGEMEHATGRTCAVRTACRYDPRGNRWTEIAPMKACREHFVLGALGQYLYAVGGRNELRQVLPSVERYCPKRNKWMFVQPFDRSLSCHAGCVADNLLWVSGGVTNTAQYQNRLMVYDPEQKKKHTLRSQRWIAQQDQWLARSPMLQRRVYHVMAAVRRELYVLGGNDLDYNNDRILVRHIDSYSMDLDQWTRCSFSLLTGQNESGVAVHDDRIYVVGGYSIWTNEPLACIQVLDLSTEGKEEVFYGPTLPFASNGIAACFLPAPYFTCPNLQTLQVPHHRIGAV; encoded by the exons ATGCCTTCTGAACCGAGCCTCAG CAGTAGGGAGATGCTGACAGGACAGAGGCTCTGCCAGTCAAAGTCACACCAGGATTCGGTCCTCTCTGCCCTCAACCAGCAGAGGAAGGATGGCCTGCTGTGTGATGTCACTCTGGTTGCTGGTGAGCAGAAGTTCCACGCCCACAAAGCCGTCCTAGCAGCGTGCAGCGATTACTTCAGG GCCATGTTCAGCCTGTGCATGGTGGAGAGCGAGGCAGACGAAGTGACTCTGCAAGGAGTGACCAGCGTTGGACTGAAGCACGCTTTAGATTTCGCTTACACTGGACAG ATTCTGCTGGAGCCAGCGGTGATCCAGGACGTCCTGTCTGCAGGCAGCCACCTTCAGCTGCTGGAGCTCCTCAGCCTCTGCTCACACTACCTCATCCAG GAGCTGAGCAGCGTCAACTACCTGGAGCTGTACCGCGTGGCCGACCTGTTCCACCTCCCCACCTTAGAGGAGGCCGTGGTGGGCTTCCTGGTGGAGCATCTGTCTGAGCTGAGCCAGAGCCGACAGGACGAGGCCCTGCAGCTGCCCTACCGCCTCCTCAGGGAGGTGCTGAAGAGCGACCGTCTCACCTCTCTGAGCGAGGAGGAGATATGGAAG CTGGTTGTTCTGTGGCTCGAGCACGACTGTCGCTACCAGTACACCGAGGACCTTCTGCAGCACGTCCGCTACGGCCTGATGGACGTCCCCACACTGCACCACCTTTCGCGTAGCCATCCTCTGGTCCAGTCTAGCCCTACCGCTGCGGCTCTGGTAGATGAGGCCTTGGACTACCACCGCGCCATCTTCGCTCAGCCCCTCCACCAGTCAGCCCGCACCAGACCGCGCTTCCAGTCCCTCACCCTCTACATAGTTGGAGGTCGGAAGCGGGAGGTGAGCAGAGTCCGGGAGCTGCGGTATTTCAACCCAGCTGTGCAGGAGCACGTGCGAGTGGCGGGCGGGTCGAACTGGAGCGAACTGGTCCCCATGCCTACTGGACGCAGCCACCACTGCGTGGCTGTAATGGGGAACTTCCTGTTTGTCGTAGGTGGAGAGATGGAGCACGCCACTGGAAGGACGTGTGCAGTAAGGACCGCCTGTAGATATGACCCCAGGGGCAACCgttggactgagattgcccccATGAAGGCATGTAGGGAACACTTTGTCCTGGGAGCTCTGGGGCAGTACCTGTACGCAGTGGGGGGCAGGAATGAGCTGAGGCAGGTGCTGCCCTCTGTGGAGCGCTACTGTCCCAAGAGGAACAAATGGATGTTCGTCCAGCCCTTTGACCGCTCGCTGTCCTGCCACGCCGGCTGCGTTGCTGACAACCTGCTCTGGGTGTCAG GTGGGGTGACAAACACGGCTCAGTACCAAAACCGGCTGATGGTTTACGACCCAGAACAG aaaaaaaagcacacctTACGTTCTCAACGATGGATAGCACAACAG GACCAGTGGTTGGCCCGCAGTCCCATGTTGCAGAGGCGAGTATACCACGTCATGGCGGCAGTGAGGAGGGAACTGTACGTGTTAGGAGGGAACGACCTGGATTACAACAACGACCGGATCTTGGTCCGCCACATCGACTCCTATAGCATGGACTTGGACCAGTGGACGCGGTGCTCCTTCAGCCTCCTCACAG GTCAGAACGAGTCTGGAGTAGCGGTCCACGATGACAGGATCTATGTGGTTGGAGGATACTCTATTTGGACCAATGAGCCTCTGGCATGCATTCAG GTGCTGGATCTTAGCACGGAGGGAAAGGAGGAGGTGTTCTACGGGCCAACGTTGCCGTTTGCCTCCAATGGGATAGCGGCCTGTTTCCTTCCTGCTCCTTACTTCACCTGCCCGAACCTACAAACTCTACAAGTACCCCATCACAGGATAGGTGCTGTTTAA